A genome region from Amblyraja radiata isolate CabotCenter1 chromosome 32, sAmbRad1.1.pri, whole genome shotgun sequence includes the following:
- the LOC116991098 gene encoding zinc finger protein 239-like, whose product MEDHMTGHSKEKRYVCDVCGKAWQYPSQLEIHRRVHTGERPFDCAECGKSFKMAQQLKMHQRVHTGEKPYGCSTCGKNFVQLSGLRDHRRVHNSERPFTCSDCGKGFKSSPGLKKHRRLHTGERPYTCTECGKGFIQSGSLLEHQRTHTGERPYTCAHCGKGFTHSSSLLMHQRTHSGERPYTCTQCGKGFIRSDSLLVHQRAHTGERPYTCAHCGKSFTQSHSLLEHQRTHTGERPYTSGNLLA is encoded by the exons atggaggaccacatgacggggcacagcaaggagaagcgttatgtgtGTGACgtatgtggcaaggcctggcagtacccgagccagctggagatccaccggcgggttcacacaggagaacgccccttcgactgcgcggagtgtggcaagagcttcaagatggcGCAACAGCTGAAGATGCACCAGAGGGTTCACACTggagagaagccctatggctgctctacCTGCGGCAAGAACTTTgtccagttgtcggggctgcgggatcaccggcgggtgcacaacagtgagcggcccttcacctgctctgactgcggcaaaggcttcaagtcgtcaccAGGGCTGAAgaagcacaggcgcctgcacaccggggagcggccctatacCTGCACCgaatgtggcaagggcttcatccagtctggcagcctgctggagcaccaacgcactcacaccggcgagcgcccctacacctgtgctcactgtggcaagggcttcacccactctagCAGCCTActgatgcaccagcgcacccactccggcgagcgcccctacacctgcacccagtgcggcaagggcttcatccgctccGACAGCCTGCTTGTGCACCAGCGCgcacacaccggcgagcgcccctacacctgcgctcactgcggcaagagcttcacccagtcccacagcctgctggagcaccaacgcacccacactggcgagcggccctacacct cTGGCAACCTGCTggcg